One window of the Manihot esculenta cultivar AM560-2 chromosome 14, M.esculenta_v8, whole genome shotgun sequence genome contains the following:
- the LOC110631333 gene encoding flavin-containing monooxygenase FMO GS-OX-like 9 isoform X1, with product MVSELSLSKNVCVIGAGPSGLVAARELRKEGHRVVVLEQKHDVGGQWLYEPNVEKEDCLGRNKFLEVHSSIYESLRLVSPREIMGYTDFPFLVKKGRDMRRFPGHRELWLYLKDFSDHFGLREMIRFNTRVEYVGMLDYGEFKEDLKWVVKSREQNNGKKEIEEVFDAVVVATGHYSHPRMPTIKGMDTWKRKQMHSHIYRVPEPFRNEVVVVVGNSLSGQDISMELVQVAKEVHLSAKSLEITPGLSKVISNRENLHLRSQIEFLEEDGRVVFADGSQIIADTILYCTGYTYTFPFLDTKGIVSVEDGRVGPLYEHTFPPSLAPSLSFIGIPRKIIGFPFFESQAKWIAQLLSGKRRLPSWDEMILAIKEFYQSRDASATPKHNTHDIADFEYCDRYADHVGFPHLEEWRKQLCISALVNADANLETYRDSWDDHDLLQEALQSPHFTRPLGVQDFTV from the exons ATGGTCTCAGAGTTGAGCCTATCGAAAAACGTCTGCGTGATCGGAGCCGGACCGTCGGGGCTAGTGGCAGCGAGAGAGCTGAGGAAAGAAGGTCATAGGGTGGTGGTTTTGGAGCAAAAGCACGATGTTGGTGGGCAATGGTTGTATGAACCAAATGTAGAGAAAGAAGATTGTTTAGGGAGGAACAAGTTCTTAGAAGTGCACAGTAGTATTTATGAATCTCTTAGATTAGTGTCCCCGAGGGAGATCATGGGCTACACAGATTTCCCATTTTTGGTGAAGAAAGGTAGAGATATGAGGAGATTTCCTGGCCATAGGGAGCTTTGGCTGTACCTTAAGGATTTTTCTGATCACTTTGGTTTAAGGGAGATGATAAGGTTTAATACTAGAGTAGAATATGTGGGGATGTTGGATTATGGCGAGTTTAAGGAAGATTTGAAATGGGTCGTAAAGAGTAGAGAGCAAAACAATGGAAAAAAAGAGATTGAAGAGGTTTTCGATGCAGTGGTCGTCGCTACTGGTCATTACTCTCATCCTAGGATGCCAACCATTAAAG GAATGGATACATGGAAGAGGAAGCAGATGCACAGTCATATTTACAGGGTTCCAGAGCCATTTCGCAATGAG GTAGTTGTGGTTGTGGGGAATTCACTCAGTGGGCAAGATATATCCATGGAGCTAGTACAAGTAGCAAAGGAAGTTCATCTCAGTGCCAAATCCCTTGAGATCACACCAGGTTTATCCAAAGTCATCTCCAATCGAGAGAACTTGCATCTTCGTTCTCAG ATAGAATTCCTAGAAGAAGATGGGAGGGTTGTCTTTGCAGATGGGTCTCAGATCATTGCCGACACCATCTTGTACTGCACAGG GTATACATACACATTCCCATTTCTTGACACTAAAGGAATAGTGAGTGTGGAAGATGGTAGAGTGGGACCTTTGTATGAGCATACCTTCCCTCCCTCACTTGctccctctctctcttttaTTGGCATACCTAGAAAG ATCATAGGGTTCCCTTTCTTTGAGTCACAAGCAAAATGGATAGCTCAACTGCTGTCTGGGAAAAGAAGACTTCCATCTTGGGATGAAATGATACTTGCCATTAAAGAGTTTTATCAATCAAGGGATGCTTCTGCCACTCCTAAGCATAACACTCATGATATTGCAGATTTTGAG TATTGTGACAGATATGCAGACCATGTTGGCTTCCCACACTTAGAAGAATGGAGGAAACAGCTCTGCATATCAGCCTTAGTAAATGCTGATGCCAACTTGGAGACGTACCGTGACTCCTGGGATGACCATGACTTGCTTCAAGAGGCTCTTCAAAGTCCTCATTTCACTCGACCACTTGGGGTTCAAGATTTTACTGTCTAA
- the LOC110631333 gene encoding flavin-containing monooxygenase FMO GS-OX-like 8 isoform X2, which yields MVSELSLSKNVCVIGAGPSGLVAARELRKEGHRVVVLEQKHDVGGQWLYEPNVEKEDCLGRNKFLEVHSSIYESLRLVSPREIMGYTDFPFLVKKGMDTWKRKQMHSHIYRVPEPFRNEVVVVVGNSLSGQDISMELVQVAKEVHLSAKSLEITPGLSKVISNRENLHLRSQIEFLEEDGRVVFADGSQIIADTILYCTGYTYTFPFLDTKGIVSVEDGRVGPLYEHTFPPSLAPSLSFIGIPRKIIGFPFFESQAKWIAQLLSGKRRLPSWDEMILAIKEFYQSRDASATPKHNTHDIADFEYCDRYADHVGFPHLEEWRKQLCISALVNADANLETYRDSWDDHDLLQEALQSPHFTRPLGVQDFTV from the exons ATGGTCTCAGAGTTGAGCCTATCGAAAAACGTCTGCGTGATCGGAGCCGGACCGTCGGGGCTAGTGGCAGCGAGAGAGCTGAGGAAAGAAGGTCATAGGGTGGTGGTTTTGGAGCAAAAGCACGATGTTGGTGGGCAATGGTTGTATGAACCAAATGTAGAGAAAGAAGATTGTTTAGGGAGGAACAAGTTCTTAGAAGTGCACAGTAGTATTTATGAATCTCTTAGATTAGTGTCCCCGAGGGAGATCATGGGCTACACAGATTTCCCATTTTTGGTGAAGAAAG GAATGGATACATGGAAGAGGAAGCAGATGCACAGTCATATTTACAGGGTTCCAGAGCCATTTCGCAATGAG GTAGTTGTGGTTGTGGGGAATTCACTCAGTGGGCAAGATATATCCATGGAGCTAGTACAAGTAGCAAAGGAAGTTCATCTCAGTGCCAAATCCCTTGAGATCACACCAGGTTTATCCAAAGTCATCTCCAATCGAGAGAACTTGCATCTTCGTTCTCAG ATAGAATTCCTAGAAGAAGATGGGAGGGTTGTCTTTGCAGATGGGTCTCAGATCATTGCCGACACCATCTTGTACTGCACAGG GTATACATACACATTCCCATTTCTTGACACTAAAGGAATAGTGAGTGTGGAAGATGGTAGAGTGGGACCTTTGTATGAGCATACCTTCCCTCCCTCACTTGctccctctctctcttttaTTGGCATACCTAGAAAG ATCATAGGGTTCCCTTTCTTTGAGTCACAAGCAAAATGGATAGCTCAACTGCTGTCTGGGAAAAGAAGACTTCCATCTTGGGATGAAATGATACTTGCCATTAAAGAGTTTTATCAATCAAGGGATGCTTCTGCCACTCCTAAGCATAACACTCATGATATTGCAGATTTTGAG TATTGTGACAGATATGCAGACCATGTTGGCTTCCCACACTTAGAAGAATGGAGGAAACAGCTCTGCATATCAGCCTTAGTAAATGCTGATGCCAACTTGGAGACGTACCGTGACTCCTGGGATGACCATGACTTGCTTCAAGAGGCTCTTCAAAGTCCTCATTTCACTCGACCACTTGGGGTTCAAGATTTTACTGTCTAA